The nucleotide sequence agatgttatcccaGGTGAAGcagaatgcttgtgtttctagctccaacagtgcagttatgcatacatttttttaaataaatacaggcaaatccccAAAATAAAAAGAAAGGAATGAAGAAATATAAGAACAAGCCATGTCAGAGTCAGGAATATaaatgtatacagtgcattcggaagtattcagaccccttggcaattgaatccattttagaaaaaggctgtaatgtaacaacatgtggacagtgtcaaggggtctgaatactttccgaatgcactgtattagaGCTTATGAATACGCATAGACCGATATATGAGCCCAAGACTGGAAAAAACACtgaattaaaataatgattgtgccgttatacaatacatagcctaccacattttggagtataggctagaccaattatgtatcaaagacatcttaaatctatgtttttaaaaatgtttttctgTCATGCGTAGTATGTGGTAGGTAGGCTATTAAGCTATGCATTGTATAACggcacaatcattattttaattcaGTGTTTTTTCCAGTCTTGGGCTCATATATCGGTCTATGCGTATTCATAAGCtctaatacagtgcattcggaaagtatccagaccccttgacactgtccacattttgttacattacagccttattctaaaattgattcaattatattttttcctcataaatctacacacaatgccccataatgatgaagcaaaaacaggtttttagacatttttgcaaatgtaaaaacaaaacatgaaatatcacatttacataagtattcagaccctttactcagtactttgttgaagcaactttggcagcaattacagcctcgagtcttcttgggaatgacactacaagcttggcacatctgtatttggggagtttctaccattcttctctgcagatcctctcaagttggatggggagcatcgctgcacagctattttcaggtctgagacttgtcccaaagcccctactgtgttgctgtgtgctgtgtgcttagggtcattgtgaACCTTCGCCaagtccaaacttcttccatttaagaatgatggaagccactgtgttcttgggggccttcaatgctgcagacattttttggcacccttcccctttgacctcatggcttggtttttgctctgacatacactgtcaactatAGGACCTCATGTAGACAGGTttgggcctttccaaatcatctccaatcaattgaatttatcacaggtggactccaatcaagttgtaaatacatctcaaggatgatacatggaaacaggatgcagctgaccTCAAATTTTAGtgtcatatcaaagggtctgaatacttatataaataaggtattttgggtttttttttaaagcaaaaacaacctgtttctgctttgtcattgtgggatattgtatgtagattgatgagattaTATTCTttacatccattttagaatacggctgtaacgtaacaaaatgtggaaaagggaaaggggtctgaatactttctgaatgcacggtATGTGTATGGGTGTTTTTAACTAATCCTCACCTTACAAAGTGCTGCCCATTTTGTTGTGTTTGGCTTTGAAACAACgaccatgttttccactcagtttcaacctgttgttgaacttccttcttcaaattgatcatcacAGCGAGGTGAGTTTTTTAAAAGCAtgatgataagtgtttgatgtgatttttatttgcgtttgcattgatgtcagagtggttggAAGGACAATAGAGctctgagtaccaggccattagcgacGTGAAGGTCGTTAACGAGTTGGGTACTACTaacgcatgtccagagtgcataaaaggagatTTACTCAACGGTCACgtggattattattatttacatttttgtacctcttttttgtgatatccaattggtagttacagtctcgtcccatcgctgcaactcccctatggactcgggagaggcgaaggttgagagacatgtatcctccgaaacacgaccctgccaagcagcactgcttcttgacacactgctcgcttaacccggaagccagccgcaccaatgtgtcgaaggaaacaccgtacagctggtgacagaagtcagcgtgcatgcgcccggcccgccacaaggagccgctagagcgcgatgggactaGGAcatgccaaaccctcccctatcccggacagcgctgggcaaattgtgcaccgcctcattggtctcccggtcgcagccggctgcgatacagcctgggatcgaaaccgtgtctgtagtgatgcctctagcactgcgatgcagtgccttagactgccgAGTATTGTTGAGACTTTGTCAAGTATTGTTGAGATTATTTTTTAGCCTACTGTTACAATATGCCATTTGAGTCATCCATGACATTTAGATAACATTTAAAAACATGTTCTCTTCTTCTTCCAACAGATGGAGCCCATACGTTAACCTGTGCCCTAATGCTGCTCAACACTGATCTACATGGACACGTATGTACAGCTCTGTTATCAAACCTACAGTCTGTGAAGATAGATGGAAATCAATGTACAGGCAGGAGCCCCCAGAAATACTCATCAATCCTATTTGACATACAGCAGATCCCTGAGGAGTAGAGCCAAAACCCTGTCTAACATGACTCACGCACCAACACAGTTGACGTAGAGAAACCTACTGTTGCGTCGGCTCATTGTATTTATGTATTTTGCTTGTCTGTCTTTAAGAATAAACATAAAGCCCCCCTTAAGGCAGGCAGGCAACACCTGTTTAGAAGTGATGTGCTAAAGCAACAATagcttccctctctgtctcactctctccatatatatatctgtctctcttctacctctctATTTCACTATCTCTCTGTTACCCTCCAGCTCAATCTccatctctgttctcctctgacCCACTTTCTGCCCTCTTTttgtcctgtctttctgtctcctgcCACTAAataccacagcactatatactAACTCTTATCCAGTGTTACTTTAACACACGCTCTCACAATGTAACTCTCTGTTCTTATATGTCCACTAACAGATCCTCTCATGCTTCTAACATACTCTCTCAACCTCCTTcgtttcttctcttctcctctcctctcattccctctatTGTCCTGCGTTCTGTCTGACCTCTGTGTAACCTCCGGCTGTCCTGCTCCGTAGGTGGTAAGTGGCTTTTAGCACTAACCTCTTCTGTGTCTCTCCATGTACAGTATATCTGTGGTCATAATGTAACCAATCAACCGCGTAATGCAGCagcggcggcagggtagcttagtggttagagcgttggactagtaaccgaagttcgaatccccgagctgacaaggtacaaatctgtctttctgccccctTTATTctactaggcagttaacccactgttaaggccgtcattgaaaataagaattggttcttaactgacttgcctagtagaataaaggtaaaattgaaaaaataaataataatgcaTGGAATAGAATAGCTAATGCTCTATCTGCACACCACTGACACCTAGTGGTCTTTCAGGGGAATTATTCATAGTACTGCATAACAGTAGTGTTTCTCCTAGCCTTGTTAAGATCCACCTACTATAGAAAATATAGTAAACGTCTGAAAAGTTTGTCAATATTTACATTTATTGGTAAGTAGTAAGACTGTGAATCCCAAATCCCTCGGTTGTCATATGTTGCTGACGAAACTCCTAGGGTGACATCCAGAGAGTGGCGAGGGGGTCAATAAATCCATCAACTGTTGTTTTACAACTTATAAACCTCAGTCATTTCTTGAAATCAGACAAACAAATGCATGTGGTTTACAATTAGACCTGCCTCTCCATTATTTTGTATTAAATTGTGCTTAGTCCAAACATATCATTATTTTAGATTAAATTGTGCAGACTCCAAACATATCATTATTTTGGATTAAATTGTGCGAACTCCAAACATCATTATTTTTTGATTAAATTGTGCGAACTCCAAACATATTGTGGTGCTTGTCGGGATAGCACTTCGCTCTGAAGCCTGCAGCCTTGCTGGCTTTGGCCGAAGTGGTTATCGGAATTAGCCCCTACACCCTCAATAATTTTCACTCCCTAAACTTTGGGATACTTATGCATAAGGCGGAGGTGAGCAAGAATGCACAAATGGAGGGCTGAGGGTTGTGGGAAAGGGAAGGGAGTGATTTAGGATTCAGCCTTCTGTTTCATTGTCCAGAACAGCCTTCATGTGTCTCTCTTGTCCAGAACATTGGGAAAAAGATGTCTTGCCAGCAGTTCATCAGTAATCTGGATGGCCTAAACGATGGCAAGGACTTCCCTAAAGACCTGTTAAAGGTACAGTAATCAATTCTAGGACAATATTGATGACAACACTTCAACTAGGCTCCTTACTAATGCTTTGTCTTATTAATGTAATATTTGGTCAGAGACCAATGTTGGCATTACTCAGAAGTTGATCCAGTTCAATGAGATGGGACTTTTTTCTCTCACCATTTTGATTTCTTTACTTCCTGTTTAGGTGCTGTATAATTCAATAAAGAACGAGAAACTTGAATGGGCAATGTGAGTATCCCTTCCcaggtgtgtacgtgtgtgtcctATGTTatttctgatgtctgatgtattgCAGTGAGGAAGAGGAGTTCAGGAAGAGTCTATCGGAGCTGGTGGAGGAGCAGtatgagggaggggggaagaggggggttgCCAGGGTAACGGATGGCAATAACCCTTTCATCGCCATCCCCATCCTACCCAACGCTGTCACTTATAAACATGGTGTCCTGTCCCGCAAGAGCCACGCAGACATGGACGGCAAACGCAGTGAGTATAAACTtgcgcgcgtgcacacacacacacacatagatgggCTTAGGCTAGGTTGGAAGGGAATTTCTTAACGCATAAGTCTTCAGTTATTGAGATTTAAATAAGTTTAGAAATAACAGttgtctcactccctctccctctctctagccccACGAGGACGACGAGGCTGGAAGAAGTTCTATGCGGTTCTAAAGGGGATGATCCTTTATCTACAGAAGGTACCAGATACCTCTCCGTTACCATAGAAACAGACTTCTACCACTGCAGTAGAATGCAGCAGTGGTAGCTCAGCTGCGtgtgtgtcactctctctctcccacacacaaacGCAGTAGTAGGAGCTCTCTGACGAcgttatatgtgtgtgtctccccctGTTGACAGGATGAGTATAAGGCTGATGCAGAGCTGTGTGAGGGGGACCTGAAGAACGCTGTGCGTATCCACCATGCGTTAGCCACCCGCGCTACAGACTACAGCAAGAGACCCAACGTCCTCAAACTAAAGAcctctgactggagagtgttcctGCTGCAGGCACCGTAGGTCCTCTGCTACTCTGGCCTGTAGGGGAGGCCTGTTCATGGGAACCAGCTACATGTCCTCTAATGCACATTCGGTTATTTTGTCACACAATGATAACTGACTTTCATGATGTACAGAAATGTGGTGTTATTATTAGCCAAATATTATTAGCCTTTCGATATTTTGTTGCAACTTGTGGCATACTCTCTTTCATAATAATGTATGCTATTTAGCAGACTCTTTGTCCATgcatatattttacatacagGTGCTCTAGAATCGAACACGTTATCCTGGCACtgaaagcgccatgctctaccttctgaacacatacagacacatataaatgtctctctttttttctgtctgtctgtctgtgtcctttcTTTCTTTGAAGGAGTGAAGAGGAAATGATGTCGTGGATATTCCGTATTAACCTGGTAGCAGCTCTGTTCTCCGCCCCGGCCTTCCCTGCTGCCATCGGCTCCATGAAGACGTTCTGTAGACCTCTAttgccctcctcctctacccgGCTAAACCAggtgcacgcaaacacacattctctcacacacaaccACATATATAGCATGGTGCAACTTAAATTGATTGTGTTATGTGATTGGTTGTTACTTGTGCCTGCTGTTTGATGGGTTGCTGTGATTGGTGCAGGAGGATCAGCTGCAGTCCCACGAGGGGAAGCTGAAGCAGATGAGTGTGGAGGTGGAAGAGCACAGGAAGAACCCTCCCTCGCCTTCTCCTAAGAGCAGAGAGTGGGAGGAGTATCGAATCAAAGAGCACTACCTCATATatgaggtgagaaggagagaggctacAGGTCTTTGGCCTACATCCCTTTGTATAATATGTGGTTTATCTTAAGGGAGAAAGGttgcatctctctttctttctatgtatctctctttctctctctctgtgtaactgttTCTATGTGCATAGGTCCTGGTATATCTGAAATAGatgtgctgttgttgtgttatagTTGTGACAGAATCACAAGATCAATGTCCTATATCCACTTTCTCTGTGTTTTTCCCCATCATTTGTCATGAATCCTCTTTCTCTCCGTAGAGTGAGCATTGTGTAATAGCTGTGTGTTAAATGAGCCATATGTGATATATGCATATTTCTAGTCACATCATCTTCATTCCCCTTCTCTTTCCATTGCAGAAGAGTCGGTACGAGACGTATATCAACCTGCTCCAGGCCAAGATGAGGGCAGAGACAGACGACCTGGAGAAGATAGAGGCTAGCGTGATGAGCGGGATTGGGGAGGGCCGAGGGGGGCGCGAGGGATACCTCCGGAAgacccagtcctctccttccatcAGCCAGCACGATGTCAATGGCAGGGCCTCTGGACGCACTGGCCCGGGCCAGCAGAGTTGAGAGGAGAACCCCCTAAAAAATATAATGCACCCCCCGAAACTCTGTCCTCTGAGCCAGAGGGCTCTCCCCTCCAAACGCCTGAGAACTGGACCCCCAAatcctccctccttcctatttCATTGCACAGTAAAGCGGTAATAATTGTTCCAGCTATACAGTATTAATGGTGTTATTTAACCAACAGCTAATTGTCTCTGGCAGTGCTTATAAGAACACTTATAATGGAGAACATGAAGATGTGGAAAAAAGGacgaaagaggagagaggacttaCCGGCATAAAGGAAGTGTGGAGTGTAGTTTTTTGGTTTGAGGAGTTGGATGGTGGATTTCAGGGTGGAGGGGTACAGTAGCATAgtagtagcctagcagttaagagatTTGGGCCAATAACCATCGCTGTTTTGAATCCCGagcagactaggtgaaaaatctgttaatGTGCCctagagcaaggcacttaacccacaattgctcctgtaagtcgctctgcataagagcatctgctaaatgactaaaatgtcaaatgtacactaccgttcaaaagtttggggtcacttagaaatgtccttgtttttgaaagagaagctaattttttgtccatttaaaataacatcaaattcatcagaaatacagtgtaggcatTTTTaaagttgtaaatgactattgtagctggattgtagctggattttttttaatggaatatctacataggcgtattccaatggcacgttgtgttagctaatcgcagtttaacattttaaaaggcattagaaaacccttttgcaattatgttagcacagctgaaaactgttgttctgattaaagaagcaataaaactgtccgcctt is from Oncorhynchus masou masou isolate Uvic2021 chromosome 32, UVic_Omas_1.1, whole genome shotgun sequence and encodes:
- the LOC135526591 gene encoding PH and SEC7 domain-containing protein 2-like isoform X1, with protein sequence MWKEEYDVHFDFLLDLLDANLLTDVLSDSESELGGLEQLERSSTETLANGCRADCDAAKRLAKRLFYLEGFRRCDVARHLGKNNDFSQLVASEYLSFFDFSGLSLDKALRNFLKAFPLMGETQERERILVHFSKRFCVCNPTALAPDGKDRSKRGDEEDDDGAHTLTCALMLLNTDLHGHPSCVSLVQNIGKKMSCQQFISNLDGLNDGKDFPKDLLKVLYNSIKNEKLEWAIEEEEFRKSLSELVEEQYEGGGKRGVARVTDGNNPFIAIPILPNAVTYKHGVLSRKSHADMDGKRTPRGRRGWKKFYAVLKGMILYLQKDEYKADAELCEGDLKNAVRIHHALATRATDYSKRPNVLKLKTSDWRVFLLQAPSEEEMMSWIFRINLVAALFSAPAFPAAIGSMKTFCRPLLPSSSTRLNQEDQLQSHEGKLKQMSVEVEEHRKNPPSPSPKSREWEEYRIKEHYLIYEKSRYETYINLLQAKMRAETDDLEKIEASVMSGIGEGRGGREGYLRKTQSSPSISQHDVNGRASGRTGPGQQS
- the LOC135526591 gene encoding PH and SEC7 domain-containing protein 2-like isoform X2; translation: MWKEEYDVHFDFLLDLLDANLLTDVLSDSESELGGLEQLERSSTETLANGCRADCDAAKRLAKRLFYLEGFRRCDVARHLGKNNDFSQLVASEYLSFFDFSGLSLDKALRNFLKAFPLMGETQERERILVHFSKRFCVCNPTALAPDGKDRSKRGDEEDDDGAHTLTCALMLLNTDLHGHNIGKKMSCQQFISNLDGLNDGKDFPKDLLKVLYNSIKNEKLEWAIEEEEFRKSLSELVEEQYEGGGKRGVARVTDGNNPFIAIPILPNAVTYKHGVLSRKSHADMDGKRTPRGRRGWKKFYAVLKGMILYLQKDEYKADAELCEGDLKNAVRIHHALATRATDYSKRPNVLKLKTSDWRVFLLQAPSEEEMMSWIFRINLVAALFSAPAFPAAIGSMKTFCRPLLPSSSTRLNQEDQLQSHEGKLKQMSVEVEEHRKNPPSPSPKSREWEEYRIKEHYLIYEKSRYETYINLLQAKMRAETDDLEKIEASVMSGIGEGRGGREGYLRKTQSSPSISQHDVNGRASGRTGPGQQS